One Saccharomyces kudriavzevii IFO 1802 strain IFO1802 genome assembly, chromosome: 4 genomic region harbors:
- the GUD1 gene encoding guanine deaminase (similar to Saccharomyces cerevisiae GUD1 (YDL238C); ancestral locus Anc_2.20), which translates to MGSVLSFEENMTKSILLSNQAKNKQPQLLVFFGTFVDTPELGELRIRERTSIGVLDGIIKFINVNSLDPLKDCLDYDAGLSPEDVTVINIVGEDKTGLSSFYFPGFIDTHNHVSQYPNVGIFGNSTLLDWLEKYTFPIEAALANEDIAREVYDAVICKTLSNGSTTVAYYNTIDFKSTKLLAQISSVLGQRVFVGKVCMDANGPAYYIEDTKTSLESTVKVVKYIRETLCDSLVNPIVTPRFAPSCSRELMQKLSKLVKEEDIHVQTHLSENKKEVQWVQELFPECANYTDVYDKYGLLTEKTILAHCIHLTDAEAQVVKQRRCGVSHCPISNSSLTSGECRVRWLLDQGIKVGLGTDVSAGHSCSILASGRQAFTVSRHLAMKETDHAKLSVPECLYLATMGGAQVLHKEDSLGTFEVGKQFDVQAIDTNVPGSNVHLFRWQLPRQEKEKEQENGLYKNPPLLTKEDIIAKWFFNGDDRNTTKVWVAGRLVHQI; encoded by the coding sequence ATGGGAAGTGTGCTGTCTTTCGAGGAAAATATGACGAAGAGTATCCTACTGTCCAATCAAGCCAAGAACAAACAGCCACAATTGttagttttctttggtACATTTGTGGATACACCTGAATTGGGAGAGCTGAGGATTAGAGAAAGAACCTCTATTGGTGTTCTCGATGgaattatcaaatttatcaacgTAAATTCTCTCGATCCTCTTAAGGATTGTTTGGATTACGATGCTGGCTTATCACCAGAGGATGTTACAGTTATCAATATAGTGGGAGAAGACAAAACCGGTCTCAGCAGCTTTTATTTCCCAGGATTTATAGATACACACAATCATGTTTCGCAATATCCAAATGTTGggatttttggaaattccACTCTTTTGGATTGGCTGGAGAAATATACATTTCCTATAGAAGCCGCACTAGCAAACGAAGATATTGCAAGAGAAGTTTATGACGCAGTGATATGCAAAACGCTTTCCAATGGTAGCACTACCGTGGCTTATTATAACACCATCGACTTCAAATCTACAAAGCTCTTGGCGCAGATTAGCTCAGTATTGGGGCAGCGTGTTTTTGTTGGGAAGGTGTGCATGGACGCCAATGGACCGGCATATTATATTGAAGACACCAAAACTTCCCTCGAGAGCACGGTAAAAGTTGTCAAGTACATACGGGAAACTCTTTGCGATTCTCTGGTAAATCCCATAGTGACACCAAGGTTTGCGCCCTCTTGTTCAAGAGAATTGATGCAAAAATTATCCAAACTGGTGAAGGAAGAGGATATACATGTGCAGACACACTTGTcggaaaataaaaaagaggtACAGTGGGTTCAGGAATTGTTTCCCGAATGTGCAAACTATACAGATGTGTACGACAAGTACGGACTGCTCACAGAAAAAACCATATTGGCACATTGTATTCATTTAACAGACGCAGAAGCGCAAGTGGTGAAACAGCGGCGCTGTGGCGTCTCTCATTGTCCCATCTCCAACTCCTCTTTAACCTCGGGAGAGTGTAGAGTTCGATGGTTACTGGACCAAGGCATAAAAGTTGGACTGGGTACTGACGTTTCAGCTGGTCATTCTTGTAGCATCCTAGCTTCTGGTAGACAAGCTTTTACAGTTTCAAGGCATTTAGCAATGAAGGAGACCGATCATGCCAAATTGTCAGTTCCTGAATGCCTATATCTCGCGACGATGGGGGGAGCGCAGGTCTTGCACAAGGAGGATTCCCTGGGGACGTTCGAAGTAGGTAAACAATTCGACGTTCAAGCTATCGATACCAATGTTCCAGGCTCAAACGTCCATTTGTTTCGTTGGCAGCTACCAAggcaagagaaagagaaagaacaagagaATGGCCTTTATAAGAACCCTCCGCTGCTTACTAAAGAAGACATAATTGCAAAATGGTTCTTCAACGGCGATGATCGTAACACCACCAAAGTCTGGGTAGCCGGTCGTCTAGTCCACCAGATTTGA
- the AIM6 gene encoding Aim6p (similar to Saccharomyces cerevisiae AIM6 (YDL237W); ancestral locus Anc_2.21), giving the protein MLGLKSCLTILIGYVIAVCALFSGKGKKPSLADWEKLKDQKLSSIDNFGLSGHSLLQFFQDNLAFLSYSKDNYRHKHVSLYYDVFKEYILRSAGTKKCLPVNSAIAKLNKDVNPMPVHSHNDYWRKLPLFEGLAYGARSTEADVWNMDGKILAVGHNEAYLDPVELTLDKLYTSPLLRILDEVNCQDSESDRKNGVFFNSPESTLFFYIDFKSDDNELTYKLLMQEYFKPLIDSGYLTYYDMKKNEIVWNPVTVVLTGNYPTSLDILDNGNYDGYFKSNQRFAFLDAPLLDLEPKYSSLSVVATASFNQLMEHCGSDHWKVSLRGHMDSNEINCAKKVIDDAHALELKTRIWGAPEWPANTVKTISHQIVHDLGSDLLNLDDLLMASSLI; this is encoded by the coding sequence ATGTTGGGACTGAAAAGTTGTTTGACTATTCTTATTGGATATGTTATTGCTGTATGTGCTCTGTTTTCCGGCAAAGGTAAAAAGCCATCATTAGCTGATTGGGAGAAGCTAAAGGATCAAAAATTATCGAGTATAGATAACTTCGGGTTGTCTGGCCACTCTTTGTTACAGTTCTTCCAGGATAACTTGGCATTTCTAAGCTACTCTAAGGATAATTATCGTCACAAACACGTTTCCTTGTATTATGatgttttcaaagaatatatCCTGCGTAGTGCTGGCACGAAGAAATGCTTGCCCGTAAACTCTGCTATTGCGAAGTTGAACAAGGATGTCAATCCCATGCCAGTTCACTCTCATAATGACTATTGGAGAAAACTGCCGCTTTTTGAAGGCCTGGCCTACGGTGCAAGGAGTACTGAAGCTGACGTGTGGAATATGGATGGGAAGATTCTAGCTGTGGGCCACAATGAAGCGTATTTGGATCCGGTCGAATTGACACTGGATAAATTATACACCAGTCCACTTTTGCGGATTCTAGATGAGGTTAATTGCCAAGATTCAGAATCTGATCGCAAGAATGgtgtattttttaattctcCTGAATCCacacttttcttttatatagACTTCAAATCCGATGACAACGAATTGACTTACAAGTTATTGATGCAGGAATATTTTAAGCCCTTGATTGACTCTGGTTATTTGACATACTATGatatgaaaaagaatgaaattgTTTGGAATCCAGTTACCGTGGTATTAACAGGTAACTATCCAACGTCATTGGATATTTTGGATAATGGGAATTATGACGGTTATTTCAAGTCGAATCAAAGGTTCGCATTTTTGGATGCGCCATTGTTGGATCTGGAGCCCAAGTACTCAAGTCTCTCTGTCGTTGCGACAGCTTCATTTAACCAATTAATGGAGCATTGTGGTTCTGATCACTGGAAGGTATCACTAAGAGGCCATATGGATTCAAACGAGATCAATTGCGCTAAAAAAGTAATTGATGACGCCCATGCGCTGGAACTTAAAACAAGAATCTGGGGGGCTCCCGAATGGCCGGCTAACACGGTTAAAACTATTTCCCACCAAATTGTACATGACTTGGGTTCCGATCTACTTAACCTGGATGATTTGTTAATGGCATCGTCACTGATTTAA
- the PHO13 gene encoding 4-nitrophenylphosphatase (similar to Saccharomyces cerevisiae PHO13 (YDL236W); ancestral locus Anc_2.25): MTAQKGAPVKVTSKEIAQEFLDRYDTFLFDCDGVLWLGSHALPYTQEILNLLKRLGKQLIFVTNNSTKSRLAYTKKFASFGIDVKEEQIFTSGYASAVYVRDFLKLQPGKDKVWVFGESGIGEELKLMGYESLGGTDTRLDAPFNAAESPFLVNGLDNDVSCVVAGLDTKVNYHRFAVTLQYLQKESVHFVGTNVDSTFPQKSYTLPGAGSMIESLAFSSNRRPSYCGKPNQNMLNSIISTFNLDRSKCCMVGDRLNTDMKFGVEGGLGGTLLVLSGIETEERALEISPDYPRPKFYIDKLGDIYTLTQ, encoded by the coding sequence ATGACTGCTCAAAAAGGTGCACCAGTTAAGGTAACCAGTAAAGAAATTGCTCAAGAATTCTTGGACAGATATGACACATTTCTGTTCGATTGTGATGGTGTCTTATGGTTAGGCTCTCACGCATTACCATACACGCAAGAGATTTTAAATCTTCTGAAACGATTGGGTAAACAACTGATCTTTGTCACTAACAACTCCACCAAGTCTCGCCTAGCGTACACAAAGAAATTTGCCTCCTTCGGTATTGATGTAaaggaagaacaaattTTCACTTCCGGCTATGCATCTGCTGTTTATGTTCGtgatttcttgaaactaCAGCCTGGTAAGGACAAAGTCTGGGTATTTGGCGAAAGTGGAATTGGCGAAGAATTGAAGCTTATGGGTTACGAGTCCCTTGGAGGCACTGATACGAGATTGGATGCGCCATTCAATGCAGCTGAATCGCCGTTTTTGGTCAATGGTCTAGATAACGATGTTAGCTGTGTTGTTGCTGGGTTAGACACGAAGGTAAATTACCATCGTTTTGCTGTTACACTACAATACTTACAAAAAGAGTCTGTTCACTTTGTGGGTACAAATGTTGATTCTACTTTTCCGCAAAAAAGTTATACCCTACCTGGTGCTGGTTCCATGATTGAATCTTTGGCATTCTCATCTAACAGGAGGCCATCATACTGTGGTAAACCAAATCAGAATATGCTTAATAGCATTATATCAACATTTAATTTGGATAGATCAAAATGCTGTATGGTTGGTGATAGGTTGAACACCGACATGAAATTTGGTGTTGAAGGTGGATTGGGTGGTACGCTACTGGTCTTAAGTGGTATCgaaacagaagaaagagCCTTGGAAATCTCACCTGACTACCCAAGACCTAAATTCTATATCGATAAACTTGGCGACATTTACACCCTGACCCAATAA
- the YPD1 gene encoding Ypd1p (similar to Saccharomyces cerevisiae YPD1 (YDL235C); ancestral locus Anc_2.27) — translation MSTIPSEIINWTILNEIISMDDDDSDFSKGLIIQFIDQAQTTFAQMQRQLDGEKNLTELDNLGHFLKGSSAALGLQRIAWVCERIQNLGRKMEHFFPNKVELVNTLSDRSIINGINIDEDDEEIKIQVGDKDDDSIYLISIAKALNQSRLEFKLARIELSKYYNTNL, via the coding sequence aTGTCTACGATCCCCTCCGAAATCATCAATTGGaccattttgaatgaaattaTATCGATGGATGACGATGATTCCGATTTTTCTAAAGGTTTAATCATTCAGTTCATCGACCAGGCACAAACAACTTTCGCGCAGATGCAACGACAGCTGGACGGTGAAAAGAATCTTACAGAACTAGACAACCTGGGCCATTTCCTGAAGGGTTCTTCCGCAGCTTTAGGTTTGCAAAGGATTGCTTGGGTCTGCgaaagaattcaaaatttgggCAGAAAAATGGAACATTTTTTCCCCAATAAGGTTGAATTGGTCAATACTTTAAGCGATAGGTCGATTATCAACGGAATtaatattgatgaagacgacgaagaaataaagataCAAGTGGGTGACAAAGATGACGATTCCATATATCTAATCTCGATAGCAAAGGCTTTGAATCAATCTAGGTTAGAGTTCAAACTGGCGAGAATTGAGTTATCGAAATACTATAACACAAACCTAtga
- the GYP7 gene encoding GTPase-activating protein GYP7 (similar to Saccharomyces cerevisiae GYP7 (YDL234C); ancestral locus Anc_2.30): MSKILLCKSKVFLHPTSDARDNVAGFLLLTLEPNKLSHQTILQYIPESCLSSSELSNLLKHESKVGMCPTSTPFVVENSIDFCNLVNTSSGLAFGISLSQIYCIQFRPPSPNGWYVGSLVIYPLAEQFTGFQPPVLFFHDQLCPSTTDKLKRLRKSMNPFDDSDELYWGGVDLRNRINELMELKKSNLEPEFWLVNPTLNDLRNFVSKDLLESYNNQSKNANGPSTAGVKLNEKLQEWKWNVMSKIADVTTKSTNFIDSWFTNNSALQKSQIDNEYLQKLLNNEKVKQIEQDYDSARVYLANWSLGVKQEAERYQKQNKLFDSYRNNIFNDLNLTDELNDTEINNALQRQFPLTEAKWNSLWDENDGRLRVTVNEVKDFIFHGGLENDSLRREVWGFLLEIYPWDSSKDERLQIDQTLAAEYNQLKLSWSKEFLQFDDEDEEEYWNDQIFRISKDVRRCDRNLDIFQYNTADGLPPLLQELSENNDGSDETAASAGDESDDAEGEIKNPHLVHLQNILITYNVYNTNLGYVQGMTDLLSPVYVIMKEEWKTFWCFSHFMDIMERNFLRDQSGIHEQMLTLMELVQLMLPELSEHLNKCDSGNLFFCFRMLLVWFKREFDMEDIMHIWENFWTFYLSSQFQLFFMLAILQKNSQAILQHLNQFDQILKFFNELNGKLDWNDLMVRAELLFKKFEKMMHVMERDLQNSSSSLSSSAGVLPCQSERLNLLLSKKTIIKHEGKRSKDSVK, translated from the coding sequence ATGAGTAAAATACTGCTTTGCAAATCTAAGGTGTTTCTACACCCAACAAGTGACGCCAGAGATAATGTCGCCGGTTTCCTGCTACTTACCTTAGAGCCCAACAAGCTGTCTCACCAAACCATCCTCCAATATATTCCGGAATCTTGCCTATCCTCATCCGAGTTATCAAACCTGCTAAAGCATGAATCTAAAGTGGGAATGTGTCCAACTTCTACGCCATTTGTTGTTGAGAATTCCATAGATTTTTGCAACCTAGTCAACACCTCTTCAGGTCTAGCTTTCGGCATTTCTCTTTCACAGATATACTGCATCCAATTTAGGCCCCCCAGTCCAAATGGCTGGTATGTTGGATCGTTAGTGATATATCCTTTGGCGGAACAGTTCACGGGATTTCAACCCCCtgttttgttctttcaTGATCAGCTCTGTCCGTCGACTACTGACAAGTTGAAAAGACTACGTAAATCCATGAACCCCTTCGATGACTCAGATGAGTTGTATTGGGGTGGCGTAGATTTGAGAAATAGAATCAATGAACTGATGGAACTCAAGAAATCAAACTTGGAACCAGAATTTTGGCTCGTAAATCCTACTTTGAATGATTTGAGAAATTTTGTCTCCAAGGATTTATTGGAAAGCTATAACAACCAGAGTAAGAACGCAAACGGACCCTCAACAGCTGGCGTGAAACTAAACGAGAAGCTGCAGGAATGGAAGTGGAACGTTATGAGCAAGATAGCAGACGTGACAACCAAATCGACCAATTTTATCGACAGTTGGTTTACCAATAATTCAGCTTTACAAAAATCACAAATTGACAATGAATACTTACAAAAACTgttgaataatgaaaaagttaaacaaattgaacaagattATGATTCTGCAAGAGTATATCTGGCAAACTGGTCATTGGGGGTGAAACAGGAGGCTGAAAGATACCAAAAGCAAAACAAACTTTTCGATTCGTATAGAAATAACATTTTTAACGATCTCAATTTAACTGATGAACTAAATGACACGGAAATCAACAATGCCCTACAACGGCAATTTCCTTTAACAGAAGCGAAATGGAATTCACTTTGGGATGAGAACGATGGGAGGCTGAGAGTCACGGTAAACGAAGTAAAAGATTTCATATTCCATGGTGGGTTGGAAAATGACAGTTTGAGAAGAGAAGTTTGGGGCTTTCTCTTGGAAATATACCCCTGGGACTCTTCTAAGGATGAAAGATTGCAGATCGACCAAACTTTAGCTGCGGAATACAATCAGTTGAAGTTATCCTGGTCAAAGGAGTTTCTACAATttgatgacgaagatgaagaagaatactGGAACGACCAGATATTCAGAATATCTAAAGATGTAAGACGTTGTGATAGAAACCTGGACATATTCCAGTACAATACCGCCGATGGACTACCACCATTGCTGCAAGAATTAAGTGAGAACAATGATGGAAGCGATGAAACTGCCGCATCGGCTGGCGATGAGAGCGATGATGCTGAAGGTGAGATCAAAAACCCGCACTTGGTTCATCTGCAAAATATTCTCATCACTTATAATGTTTACAACACAAACCTAGGCTATGTGCAAGGAATGACAGATCTTTTATCGCCCGTTTACGTCATCATGAAAGAGGAGTGGAAAACGTTTTGGTGTTTCTCCCACTTCATGGATATAATGGAGAGAAATTTTCTGAGAGACCAAAGTGGCATCCATGAACAAATGCTAACTCTCATGGAATTAGTTCAATTGATGTTGCCTGAGTTAAGCGAACACCTTAACAAGTGCGATTCGGGAAACCTGTTCTTCTGCTTTAGGATGCTTTTGGTATGGTTCAAGAGGGAATTTGACATGGAAGATATCATGCATATAtgggaaaatttttggactTTTTACCTCAGTTCCCAATTCCAATTATTCTTCATGTTGGCCATCCTGCAGAAAAACTCGCAAGCCATTTTACAGCATCTTAACCAGTTCGATCAGATACTGAAATTCTTTAATGAACTCAACGGGAAACTAGATTGGAATGACCTGATGGTCAGGGCTGAGCTcttgttcaagaaattcgaaaaaatgatgCATGTCATGGAAAGAGATCTACAAAActcgtcttcttctttatcCTCCTCTGCCGGTGTGTTGCCCTGTCAAAGTGAAAGACTGAACTTACtcctttccaaaaaaactatCATTAAGCATGAGGGGAAAAGAAGCAAGGACTCTGTTAAATAA
- the MFG1 gene encoding Mfg1p (similar to Saccharomyces cerevisiae YDL233W; ancestral locus Anc_2.32), with amino-acid sequence MYQGPPQPPPQSVPMPYIVNNNTHYPNGNVSFPPTAQQGIPPTAYPQQVPFPSQPQGGQFSQASPDQQVFNQPPQVTQPYHNTAQNANVTGCANSGTLPVYTPVTSFPQPIAPAATATTPLPQHISQTSLPMLRVPYHIRKYLSNLAMLKLYEIINDINMAMGKISLLSFWTELISGIFTPDAVVRYSKKSLTDYREFEFVIPVLPVICSTLGRFGIVRMEMKVLQLKTQVLSNSTIFFNCPRVSFVYYYPDGSYVTHFAQMKGAFDLDLKINWLDISMHSFVPNIEWNAVERLLSDQTKSPEIERILSKLKQEDASDQGNASTENNGTNIPRNFEVITQLRSYFDVFGNVSVFGTQEGLMRVMQISTVMSTLKNLRKFQIEQNIDSPVTALSAYVDSGKNDIGSEPVHTKRRRNSGVSPHTTTSGPGSNLNTNNDELSTSDANETNNDVTKKKMKF; translated from the coding sequence ATGTATCAAGGCCCTCCGCAACCGCCTCCTCAAAGTGTACCGATGCCATACATTGTGAACAACAACACTCACTATCCAAATGGAAATGTGAGCTTTCCTCCCACCGCGCAGCAAGGTATACCGCCCACGGCTTATCCACAGCAAGTACCATTCCCTAGTCAACCACAGGGTGGTCAATTTTCACAGGCTTCACCTGACCAGCAAGTTTTTAACCAGCCGCCACAAGTGACTCAACCCTATCATAACACTGCGCAGAATGCCAACGTGACTGGATGTGCGAATAGCGGGACATTACCAGTGTATACACCGGTGACATCGTTTCCTCAGCCTATTGCGCCAGCAGCGACGGCAACTACTCCGTTGCCACAGCATATATCCCAGACATCTTTACCAATGCTGCGAGTGCCGTACCACATAAGAAAATACTTATCTAATTTAGCAATGTTGAAATTGTACGAAATAATAAACGATATTAATATGGCAATGGGGAAGATTAGTCTGCTTTCATTTTGGACGGAGCTGATATCAGGAATCTTTACTCCCGATGCGGTGGTTAGGTATAGTAAGAAGTCCTTGACAGATTATAGAGAATTTGAGTTTGTCATCCCAGTGCTTCCCGTCATTTGCTCTACCTTAGGTAGGTTTGGTATTGTGAGAATGGAAATGAAAGTGTTGCAATTAAAAACACAGGTGCTAAGTAATTCTacgattttcttcaactgtCCTCGTGTCTCATTTGTCTACTATTATCCTGACGGTTCGTATGTTACGCATTTTGCACAGATGAAGGGCGCATTCGATTTGGACTTGAAAATCAATTGGCTGGACATATCAATGCATAGTTTTGTCCCTAATATCGAGTGGAATGCAGTGGAAAGGCTTTTGAGTGATCAGACCAAGTCGCCAGAAATCGAGCGAATACTTTCGAAATTGAAACAAGAAGACGCCAGTGATCAAGGGAATGCCTCCACGGAGAACAATGGAACGAACATCCCTCGAAACTTCGAAGTCATAACTCAACTGAGGTCGTATTTTGACGTCTTCGGGAACGTCTCCGTATTCGGCACTCAAGAGGGATTGATGAGGGTCATGCAAATAAGCACCGTCATGTCTaccttgaaaaatctcCGAAAGTTCCAAATCGAACAGAACATCGATAGTCCTGTGACTGCCTTGAGTGCGTACGTCGACTCTGGCAAGAATGACATTGGGAGCGAGCCTGTGCACACAAAGAGGCGGCGCAACAGTGGCGTTTCCCCTCATACCACGACGTCGGGACCAGGTAGCAACCTCAATACGAACAATGACGAGCTTTCAACCAGCGATGCGAATGAAACTAACAACGATGtgacgaagaaaaagatgaagttttga
- the OST4 gene encoding olichyl-diphosphooligosaccharide--protein glycotransferase OST4 (similar to Saccharomyces cerevisiae OST4 (YDL232W); ancestral locus Anc_2.37) translates to MISDEQLNTLAITFGIVMMTLIVIYHAVGSTMSPKN, encoded by the coding sequence ATGATATCGGATGAACAGTTGAACACCTTGGCCATCACATTTGGTATCGTCATGATGACTTTGATTGTCATTTACCATGCCGTTGGTTCCACTATGTCTCccaagaattga